Proteins encoded by one window of Canis lupus dingo isolate Sandy chromosome 10, ASM325472v2, whole genome shotgun sequence:
- the MYL6 gene encoding myosin light polypeptide 6 isoform X4: MCDFTEDQTAEFKEAFQLFDRTGDGKILYSQCGDVMRALGQNPTNAEVLKVLGNPKSDEMNVKVLDFEHFLPMLQTVAKNKDQGTYEDYVEGLRVFDKEGNGTVMGAEIRHVLVTLGEKMTEEEVEMLVAGHEDSNGCINYEAFVRHILSG; encoded by the exons AGTTCAAGGAGGCCTTTCAGCTGTTCGATCGAACAGGGGATGGCAAGATCCTGTACAGCCAGTGTGGGGACGTGATGAGGGCCCTGGGCCAGAACCCCACCAACGCCGAGGTGCTCAAGGTCCTGGGGAACCCCAAGAGCGATG AGATGAATGTGAAGGTGCTGGACTTTGAACACTTCCTGCCCATGCTGCAGACTGTGGCCAAGAACAAGGACCAGGGCACCTATGAGGACTACGTCGAAGGCCTTCGGGTGTTTGACAAGGAAGGGAATGGCACCGTCATGGGTGCTGAAATCCGGCACGTTCTTGTCACGCTGG gTGAGAAGATGACGGAGGAAGAAGTAGAGATGCTGGTGGCGGGGCATGAGGACAGCAATGGTTGTATCAACTATGAAG CGTTTGTGAGGCATATCCTGTCGGGGTGA
- the MYL6 gene encoding myosin light polypeptide 6 isoform X2, with protein MCDFTEDQTADPSPKPRVSVRRCGHETTWSPNACEFKEAFQLFDRTGDGKILYSQCGDVMRALGQNPTNAEVLKVLGNPKSDEMNVKVLDFEHFLPMLQTVAKNKDQGTYEDYVEGLRVFDKEGNGTVMGAEIRHVLVTLGEKMTEEEVEMLVAGHEDSNGCINYEAFVRHILSG; from the exons ATCCGAGCCCCAAGCCCCGGGTGAGTGTTAGGCGGTGTGGGCATGAGACAACTTGGTCACCTAACGCCTGCG AGTTCAAGGAGGCCTTTCAGCTGTTCGATCGAACAGGGGATGGCAAGATCCTGTACAGCCAGTGTGGGGACGTGATGAGGGCCCTGGGCCAGAACCCCACCAACGCCGAGGTGCTCAAGGTCCTGGGGAACCCCAAGAGCGATG AGATGAATGTGAAGGTGCTGGACTTTGAACACTTCCTGCCCATGCTGCAGACTGTGGCCAAGAACAAGGACCAGGGCACCTATGAGGACTACGTCGAAGGCCTTCGGGTGTTTGACAAGGAAGGGAATGGCACCGTCATGGGTGCTGAAATCCGGCACGTTCTTGTCACGCTGG gTGAGAAGATGACGGAGGAAGAAGTAGAGATGCTGGTGGCGGGGCATGAGGACAGCAATGGTTGTATCAACTATGAAG CGTTTGTGAGGCATATCCTGTCGGGGTGA